In the Streptomyces sp. NBC_00525 genome, one interval contains:
- a CDS encoding elongation factor G-like protein EF-G2 yields the protein MGSTAHPHPGPGARRPRTLRNVALVGHSGSGKTTLVEALARTAGAIGRAGRVEDGTTVSDHEDTEHRQGRSVQLSVVPVEWDGFTVNLLDTPGYADFVGEVRAGLRAADAALFVVSAAREPGAVAGTTRALWEECARVGMPRAIVVTHLDTARTPFDAMTRLCGELFGADDPDAVLPLHLPEYGPEAADGHAPLTGLTGLLPQRDPDGAHPSDDRRAALAAARARLIEGIIAESEDETLMDRYLGGETIDTETLLRDLERAVARGSFHPVLAAAPAARDTHRAVGTAELLDLVTRGFPPPYAHPLPAVTTPDGAPLPALDGDPEGPLVAEVVKTSSDPYAGRLSLVRVFSGTLRPDDTVHIHGHGLDGPGREDRPGHRARARVGALTSPFGKLQRPIDACVAGDLAWVARLDAAETGDTLSGTAHPLLLAPWTGPDPLLPLAVRAHGAADEDKLSHGLARLVAEDPALRLEQNPDTGQLVLWCLGEAHRDVALDRLRDHYGVRVDTVPYEVALRETFAAPATGHGRQVKQSGGHGQYAVCEIDVEPLPAGSGIEFVDRVTGGAVPRPFIASVEKGVRAQAARGVATGHPLTDVRVVLRDGRAHSVDSSDAAFQTAGALALREAAAGAGIRLLEPVAEVGVLVPDDYVGPVLSDLSGRRGRVTGTEQSGDGHTRVRADVPELEIGRYAIDLRALTHGTGRFDRAYARHEPMPARLADRVRAQDG from the coding sequence ATGGGCAGCACGGCACACCCGCACCCCGGACCGGGGGCCCGCCGCCCCCGCACCCTGCGCAACGTGGCACTGGTCGGCCACAGCGGCTCCGGCAAGACCACGCTCGTCGAGGCGCTGGCGCGGACCGCGGGCGCCATCGGCCGGGCGGGCCGGGTCGAGGACGGCACGACCGTCTCCGACCACGAGGACACCGAGCACCGGCAGGGCCGCTCCGTCCAGCTCTCCGTCGTCCCGGTGGAATGGGACGGGTTCACCGTCAACCTGCTCGACACACCGGGCTACGCCGACTTCGTCGGGGAGGTCAGAGCCGGACTGCGCGCGGCGGACGCCGCCCTGTTCGTCGTCTCGGCGGCCCGAGAGCCAGGAGCCGTCGCCGGCACCACCCGGGCCCTGTGGGAGGAGTGCGCCCGCGTCGGCATGCCCCGCGCCATCGTCGTCACCCACCTCGACACCGCCCGCACCCCGTTCGACGCGATGACCCGGCTCTGCGGCGAACTCTTCGGCGCCGACGACCCCGACGCCGTACTCCCCCTCCACCTGCCCGAGTACGGCCCCGAGGCCGCCGACGGGCACGCCCCGCTCACCGGCCTCACCGGCCTGCTCCCGCAACGGGACCCGGACGGCGCACACCCCTCCGACGACCGGCGGGCCGCCCTCGCGGCGGCGCGGGCCCGGCTCATCGAGGGCATCATCGCCGAGAGCGAGGACGAGACCCTGATGGACCGCTACCTCGGCGGCGAGACCATCGACACCGAAACCCTCCTCCGCGACCTCGAACGCGCCGTCGCCCGCGGCTCCTTCCACCCCGTGCTCGCCGCCGCGCCCGCCGCCCGCGACACCCACCGCGCCGTGGGCACCGCCGAACTCCTCGACCTGGTCACCCGCGGCTTCCCGCCCCCGTACGCACACCCGCTCCCCGCCGTCACCACCCCGGACGGCGCCCCGCTGCCCGCCCTCGACGGCGACCCCGAAGGGCCCCTGGTCGCGGAGGTCGTCAAGACGTCCTCGGACCCGTACGCCGGACGGCTCTCCCTGGTCCGCGTCTTCTCCGGCACCCTGCGCCCCGACGACACCGTCCACATCCACGGCCACGGGCTCGACGGCCCCGGCCGCGAGGACCGCCCCGGCCACCGGGCCCGTGCCCGCGTCGGCGCCCTGACCTCGCCCTTCGGGAAACTGCAGCGGCCCATCGACGCGTGCGTCGCCGGGGACCTGGCGTGGGTGGCCCGGCTGGACGCAGCAGAGACCGGCGACACCCTCTCCGGCACCGCCCACCCGCTCCTGCTCGCCCCCTGGACCGGCCCCGACCCGCTGCTGCCGCTCGCCGTCCGGGCCCACGGCGCGGCCGACGAGGACAAGCTCTCGCACGGCCTGGCCCGGCTGGTCGCCGAGGACCCGGCGCTGCGCCTCGAACAGAACCCGGACACCGGCCAGCTCGTCCTGTGGTGCCTCGGCGAGGCCCACCGGGACGTCGCCCTGGACCGGCTGCGCGACCACTACGGGGTCCGGGTGGACACCGTCCCGTACGAGGTGGCGCTGCGCGAGACCTTCGCCGCACCGGCCACCGGGCACGGCCGCCAGGTCAAGCAGTCCGGCGGCCACGGCCAGTACGCGGTCTGCGAGATCGACGTCGAACCGCTGCCCGCCGGCTCCGGCATCGAATTCGTCGACCGGGTCACCGGCGGAGCCGTCCCCCGCCCCTTCATCGCCTCCGTGGAGAAGGGCGTCCGCGCCCAGGCCGCCCGGGGCGTCGCCACCGGGCACCCGCTGACCGACGTCCGGGTCGTGCTGCGGGACGGCAGGGCGCACTCCGTGGACTCCTCCGACGCCGCGTTCCAGACCGCAGGCGCCCTGGCCCTGCGCGAGGCCGCGGCCGGGGCGGGCATCCGGCTGCTGGAGCCCGTCGCCGAGGTCGGCGTACTGGTCCCCGACGACTACGTCGGCCCGGTGCTCAGCGACCTCTCGGGCCGCCGGGGCCGGGTCACCGGCACCGAACAGTCCGGCGACGGGCACACGCGGGTACGCGCCGACGTGCCCGAACTGGAAATCGGCCGGTACGCGATCGATCTGCGCGCCCTGACCCACGGCACCGGCCGCTTCGACCGCGCCTACGCCCGCCACGAGCCCATGCCCGCGCGACTCGCCGACCGCGTACGGGCCCAGGACGGCTGA
- the thrS gene encoding threonine--tRNA ligase: MSDVRVTIQRDSEREERVVTTGTTAADLFPGERTVVAARVGGELKDLAYEPKDGETVEPVEITSEDGLNILRHSTAHVMAQAVQQLFPEAKLGIGPPVKDGFYYDFDVEKPFTPEDLKAIEKRMQEIQKRGQKFARRVVTDEAAREELADEPYKLELIGIKGSASSDDGADVEVGGGELTIYDNLDPKTGELCWRDLCRGPHLPTTRFIPAFKLMRNAAAYWRGSERNPMLQRIYGTAWPTKDELKAHLEFLEEAAKRDHRKLGNELDLFSFPDEIGPGLAVFHPKGGVIRRAMEDYSRRRHEEEGYEFVYSPHATKGKLFEKSGHLDWYADGMYPPMQLDDGVDYYLKPMNCPMHNLIFDARGRSYRELPLRLFEFGTVYRYEKSGVVHGLTRSRGFTQDDAHIYCTREQMAEELDRTLTFVLNLLRDYGLTDFYLELSTKDETKFVGSDETWEEATETLRQVAEKQGLPLVPDPGGAAFYGPKISVQARDAIGRTWQMSTIQLDFNLPERFDLEYTGPDGSKQRPVMIHRALFGSIERFFAVLLEHYAGAFPVWLAPVQAVGIPIGETHIPYLQEFAAEARKKGLRVDVDASSDRMQKKIRTHQRAKVPFMIIVGDDDMNAGTVSFRYRDGSQENGIPRDEAIAKLVDVVERRVQV, from the coding sequence GTGTCAGACGTCCGTGTGACCATCCAACGCGATTCCGAGCGGGAAGAGCGCGTGGTGACGACGGGCACTACGGCGGCCGACCTCTTCCCCGGCGAGCGCACCGTCGTCGCCGCCCGCGTCGGCGGCGAGCTGAAGGACCTCGCGTACGAGCCCAAGGACGGCGAGACCGTCGAGCCCGTCGAGATCACCTCCGAGGACGGCCTGAACATCCTGCGGCACTCCACCGCGCACGTCATGGCCCAGGCCGTGCAGCAGCTCTTCCCCGAGGCCAAGCTCGGCATCGGCCCGCCGGTCAAGGACGGCTTCTACTACGACTTCGACGTCGAGAAGCCGTTCACGCCCGAGGACCTCAAGGCCATCGAGAAGCGGATGCAGGAGATCCAGAAGCGGGGCCAGAAGTTCGCCCGCCGGGTCGTGACGGACGAGGCCGCCCGCGAGGAGCTGGCCGACGAGCCGTACAAGCTGGAGCTCATCGGCATCAAGGGCTCCGCCTCCTCGGACGACGGCGCGGACGTCGAGGTGGGCGGCGGCGAGCTGACCATTTACGACAACCTCGACCCGAAGACCGGCGAGCTGTGCTGGCGTGACCTCTGCCGGGGTCCGCACCTGCCGACGACCCGGTTCATCCCGGCCTTCAAGCTGATGCGGAACGCCGCCGCGTACTGGCGGGGCAGCGAGCGCAACCCGATGCTCCAGCGCATCTACGGCACCGCCTGGCCGACCAAGGACGAGCTGAAGGCGCACCTGGAGTTCCTGGAGGAGGCCGCCAAGCGCGACCACCGCAAGCTCGGCAACGAGCTGGACCTCTTCTCCTTCCCGGACGAGATCGGCCCCGGCCTCGCCGTCTTCCACCCCAAGGGCGGCGTCATCCGCCGGGCCATGGAGGACTACTCGCGCCGCCGCCACGAGGAGGAGGGCTACGAGTTCGTCTACTCGCCGCACGCGACCAAGGGCAAGCTCTTCGAGAAGTCCGGCCACCTGGACTGGTACGCCGACGGCATGTACCCGCCCATGCAGCTCGACGACGGGGTGGACTACTACCTCAAGCCGATGAACTGCCCGATGCACAACCTGATCTTCGACGCGCGCGGCCGCTCGTACCGTGAACTGCCCTTGAGGTTGTTCGAGTTCGGCACCGTGTACCGGTACGAGAAGTCGGGCGTCGTGCACGGCCTGACCCGCTCGCGCGGCTTCACGCAGGACGACGCGCACATCTACTGCACCCGTGAGCAGATGGCGGAGGAGCTGGACCGGACGCTCACCTTCGTCCTGAACCTGCTCCGCGACTACGGGCTCACCGACTTCTACCTGGAGCTCTCCACCAAGGACGAGACCAAGTTCGTCGGCTCCGACGAGACCTGGGAAGAGGCCACCGAGACGCTGCGCCAGGTCGCCGAGAAGCAGGGGCTGCCCCTGGTTCCGGACCCGGGCGGGGCCGCGTTCTACGGCCCGAAGATCTCGGTGCAGGCGCGGGACGCCATCGGGCGGACCTGGCAGATGTCGACCATTCAGCTCGACTTCAACCTGCCGGAGCGCTTCGACCTGGAGTACACCGGTCCGGACGGCTCCAAGCAGCGCCCGGTCATGATCCACCGCGCGCTGTTCGGGTCCATCGAGCGCTTCTTCGCGGTGCTGCTTGAGCACTACGCGGGTGCGTTCCCGGTCTGGCTGGCCCCGGTCCAGGCGGTCGGCATCCCGATCGGCGAGACGCACATCCCGTACCTCCAGGAGTTCGCCGCGGAGGCCCGGAAGAAGGGGCTGCGCGTCGACGTGGACGCGTCGTCGGACCGGATGCAGAAGAAGATCCGGACTCACCAGCGCGCCAAGGTGCCGTTCATGATCATCGTCGGCGACGACGACATGAACGCGGGCACGGTGTCGTTCCGGTACCGCGACGGGTCGCAGGAGAACGGCATCCCCCGTGACGAAGCGATCGCCAAGCTCGTTGACGTGGTGGAGCGCCGCGTGCAGGTGTGA
- a CDS encoding TIGR02611 family protein, whose protein sequence is MHAESDERDGVAPAAKPDSEAGQAPRDATGDVIPGVTKEDPPLGSRAPGFIKASRALHLSWQAGVFVVGLAVVVAGIIMLPLPGPGWLVIFGGMAIWATEFVWAQLVLRWTRRKVTEAAQRALDPKVRRRNIILTVTGLVIIAVLVGIYVWKFGIVMPWKIHE, encoded by the coding sequence ATGCATGCGGAGAGTGACGAGCGGGACGGAGTCGCCCCAGCGGCGAAGCCGGATTCCGAGGCGGGGCAGGCGCCCCGCGACGCGACGGGGGACGTCATACCGGGAGTGACCAAGGAGGACCCGCCGCTCGGCTCCAGAGCGCCGGGCTTCATCAAGGCCTCCAGAGCGCTGCACCTGAGCTGGCAGGCCGGCGTCTTCGTGGTGGGCCTCGCCGTGGTGGTGGCGGGCATCATCATGCTGCCGCTGCCGGGCCCCGGCTGGCTGGTGATCTTCGGCGGTATGGCGATCTGGGCGACCGAGTTCGTCTGGGCCCAGCTGGTGCTGCGCTGGACCCGGCGCAAGGTCACCGAGGCCGCCCAGCGCGCCCTCGACCCCAAGGTCCGGCGCCGCAACATCATCCTCACGGTCACCGGACTCGTGATCATCGCGGTGCTCGTCGGGATCTACGTCTGGAAGTTCGGGATCGTCATGCCGTGGAAGATCCACGAGTGA
- a CDS encoding potassium channel family protein: MSARTPDRPPPALTRWEGRTEIPLLAASLVFLAGYAFRVLAPDDAQPWHDLSLALVGGTWALFVVDYAVRLRLSGLGLRFPRLRWLDTLVLVLPLLRPLRVVQVYTAVQDRRDRPRLGLYARVISYAGMTAALLGLSAALGVYHWEHGAAGASIRTFGDAVWWACATLTTVGYGDAVPVTVMGRVIAAGLMACGLALLGAVTGAFSSWLIQVFRREDEEGPPASG, from the coding sequence ATGAGCGCGCGCACCCCGGACCGGCCCCCACCCGCTCTCACCCGCTGGGAGGGGCGCACCGAGATCCCGCTCCTGGCCGCCTCCCTCGTCTTCCTGGCCGGCTACGCCTTCCGCGTCCTCGCCCCGGACGACGCCCAGCCCTGGCACGACCTCTCCCTCGCCCTCGTCGGCGGCACCTGGGCGCTCTTCGTCGTGGACTACGCGGTACGCCTCCGGCTCAGCGGCCTCGGCCTCCGCTTCCCGCGCCTGCGCTGGCTCGACACCCTGGTCCTGGTCCTGCCGCTGCTGCGCCCGCTGCGCGTGGTGCAGGTGTACACGGCGGTCCAGGACAGGCGGGACCGCCCCCGGCTCGGCCTGTACGCGCGGGTGATCTCGTACGCCGGGATGACGGCGGCCCTGCTCGGCCTCTCGGCGGCGCTCGGCGTGTACCACTGGGAGCACGGCGCTGCGGGCGCCTCGATCCGTACCTTCGGGGACGCCGTCTGGTGGGCATGCGCGACGCTGACGACGGTGGGGTACGGGGATGCCGTGCCGGTGACGGTGATGGGCCGGGTCATCGCGGCGGGCCTGATGGCGTGCGGCCTGGCGCTGCTGGGGGCGGTGACGGGCGCGTTCTCGTCGTGGCTGATCCAGGTGTTCCGGCGGGAGGACGAGGAGGGGCCCCCGGCGAGCGGCTAG
- a CDS encoding DUF4365 domain-containing protein, which yields MALAQPEPSGLLPQRTAPLRGTLATTACMETLQVGYLHAVAAAAGCSLSQPFPDNGIDWHVSHGAPGHVVDDEVTIKVQLKCTYQIPPRPPGRTFSFTLDNAHLVKLARTPVSVHKILVVMLVPRSRDDWLRAGPDSLDLRHCCYWTNLAGHPVTGRHRTTVRLLTSRVFDDRALCEIMTRVGAGGRP from the coding sequence ATGGCGCTCGCGCAGCCCGAACCGAGCGGGCTGCTGCCCCAGCGGACCGCACCGCTGCGCGGCACACTCGCCACCACCGCCTGCATGGAGACCCTCCAGGTGGGCTATCTGCACGCCGTCGCCGCCGCGGCGGGCTGCTCGCTGTCGCAGCCCTTCCCCGACAACGGCATCGACTGGCACGTCAGCCACGGCGCCCCCGGCCATGTCGTCGACGACGAGGTGACCATCAAGGTCCAGCTGAAGTGCACCTACCAGATCCCGCCCCGGCCGCCCGGCCGGACGTTCTCCTTCACGCTGGACAACGCCCACCTCGTGAAGCTCGCCCGGACACCCGTCTCGGTGCACAAGATCCTGGTCGTGATGCTCGTCCCGCGCAGCCGCGACGACTGGCTGCGCGCCGGGCCCGACAGCCTCGACCTGCGGCACTGCTGCTACTGGACCAACCTGGCCGGCCACCCCGTGACCGGCCGCCACCGGACCACCGTGCGGCTCCTGACCTCGCGCGTCTTCGACGACCGGGCGCTCTGCGAGATCATGACCCGCGTCGGGGCGGGAGGGAGACCCTGA
- a CDS encoding SsgA family sporulation/cell division regulator, with the protein MNTTVSCELHLRLVVSSESSLPVPAGLRYDTADPYAVHATFHTGAEETVEWVFARDLLAEGLHRPTGTGDVRVWPSRSHGQGVVCIALSSPEGEALLEAPARALESFLKRTDAAVPPGTEHRHFDLDTELSHILAEN; encoded by the coding sequence ATGAACACCACGGTCAGCTGCGAGCTGCACCTGCGCCTCGTTGTGTCGAGCGAGTCCTCACTGCCTGTACCCGCGGGCCTGCGGTATGACACGGCCGATCCGTATGCCGTGCACGCCACCTTCCACACCGGAGCGGAGGAGACGGTCGAGTGGGTTTTCGCCCGCGACCTCCTTGCCGAGGGGCTGCACCGGCCCACCGGCACCGGCGACGTCCGCGTCTGGCCATCCCGTAGTCACGGCCAGGGCGTCGTCTGCATCGCGCTGAGCTCCCCGGAGGGCGAGGCACTGCTCGAGGCCCCGGCGCGGGCCCTGGAGTCGTTCCTGAAGCGGACCGACGCCGCGGTTCCACCGGGCACCGAACACCGCCACTTCGACCTCGATACGGAGCTCTCCCACATCCTGGCCGAGAACTGA
- a CDS encoding 3'-5' exonuclease, whose translation MTHWYEGPLAAFDTETTGVDVEGDRIVSAALVVQDRADGPVRVSRWLVNPGVPVPPGATEIHGLTDDHLRRNGRWPAPAVEEMARALADQCAAGRPLVVMNAPFDLTLLDRELRRHRASSLGAYLERSPLCVLDPRVLDKHLDRYRKGRRTLTDLCELYGVPLAGAHDAAADASASLELVRAVGRRFSTRLERLTPAELHTLQAVWHAAQARGLQAWFARSGTPETVDPAWPLRPELRTAA comes from the coding sequence ATGACTCACTGGTACGAAGGGCCGCTGGCCGCTTTCGACACGGAGACGACGGGTGTGGACGTCGAGGGGGACCGGATCGTTTCGGCCGCCCTGGTCGTCCAGGACAGGGCGGACGGGCCGGTGCGGGTCAGCCGCTGGCTGGTGAATCCGGGGGTGCCGGTGCCGCCGGGGGCGACGGAGATCCACGGGCTGACCGACGACCATCTGCGGCGCAACGGACGGTGGCCGGCCCCGGCGGTGGAGGAGATGGCCCGTGCGCTGGCCGATCAGTGCGCGGCGGGTCGGCCGCTCGTGGTGATGAACGCACCGTTCGACCTGACGCTGCTGGACCGGGAGTTGAGGCGGCATCGGGCGTCGTCGCTGGGGGCGTATCTGGAGCGGTCGCCGCTGTGCGTGCTCGATCCTCGTGTGCTGGACAAGCATCTGGACCGCTATCGCAAGGGCCGGCGCACGCTCACCGATCTGTGTGAGCTGTACGGCGTGCCGCTGGCGGGTGCGCACGACGCGGCGGCGGACGCCTCGGCCTCGCTGGAGCTGGTGCGGGCGGTGGGGCGCCGGTTCTCGACGCGGCTGGAGCGGCTGACCCCGGCGGAGCTGCACACGCTCCAGGCGGTGTGGCACGCCGCCCAGGCGCGCGGGCTGCAGGCGTGGTTCGCGCGGAGCGGGACGCCGGAGACGGTGGACCCGGCCTGGCCGCTGCGGCCGGAGCTGCGTACCGCCGCGTGA
- a CDS encoding SRPBCC family protein has protein sequence MDWNHYRFVSVWVFPAPPGAVYAHLAHIEDYPRWWPQVREATRSDGGSGTTRVRSFLPYDLVTTVSERRRDPAHGILEAALGGDLDGWARWTVTAYGSGTRVVYEQEVEVRRTLLRALALPCRPVFRANHALMMRAGRRGLAAVLQAV, from the coding sequence ATGGACTGGAACCACTACCGATTCGTCAGCGTATGGGTGTTTCCCGCGCCACCCGGAGCCGTCTACGCCCACCTCGCACACATCGAGGACTATCCCCGGTGGTGGCCGCAGGTCCGCGAGGCCACCCGCTCCGACGGCGGCTCCGGCACCACCCGCGTCCGCTCCTTCCTCCCCTACGACCTCGTCACCACCGTCAGCGAGCGACGCCGCGACCCGGCGCACGGCATCCTGGAGGCCGCGCTCGGCGGCGATCTCGACGGCTGGGCCCGCTGGACGGTCACCGCCTACGGCTCCGGCACCCGTGTCGTGTACGAGCAGGAGGTCGAGGTGCGCCGCACCCTGCTGCGGGCCCTCGCCCTGCCCTGCCGGCCGGTGTTCCGCGCCAACCACGCCCTGATGATGCGCGCCGGACGCCGCGGGCTCGCGGCCGTGCTGCAAGCGGTTTGA
- a CDS encoding SCO7613 C-terminal domain-containing membrane protein yields MEHVPPPAEELALLDRELARLDARRAQLLTRRAWLVRALGAAAAAPAAGPAPWGPPPGRGPVAPWGPAAPWGPPAGPAAAGGFGPPRASAPSAQNVLLVLGGLLLTVAALAFTLVSWGDMGIGGRSAVLTVVTAGALLTPVVLLRRGLSSTAEALAALASVLMVLDAYAVYEVAVPDADGAGYTAAAAAVLAVLWGAYGLLLDRLRLPLPLAVCSAQLPLVLWAWAADAGPLWFAAALLVTAVLDGAVALSAGRVPVRVTAFVALCVTGGSGLLVALVKSLTADGPAGAVVPGALLLAGAAAALAGARKAPAAFAVAGGVVAGLAAVAAVGGVPAAGPTDGWSVLAYLLCGGVLLLGVRAPLGVSVGRGLGWASGAVVAGSVLVSLPPVTVVAVGPVSRLGGVWSGVPRDGARGAVGAVELPWSEMAYAPVVLLLVAVALGAAYRWWDGLLGWAGPALVAGPAWRGAAASVAVASGWSGLLVLPVALDLSFAAALAVWLVLVVASFALAVAALRAGARGVAVTAAVVGAAGALGAGLLSLATEAGTYTVSGLLLVVFAALAVALDGRVGVSPVVVSAAACAAVVCAGVPVGALGASLGWTVFETAPLLLVVPAATVLLGARLKGHAVALPVELTGAAVAAVSVAMAVGDARFLALVLALCGVLAAGTALRAERRPFAGYLATGLFVLAAWVRLSVAGVSAPEAYTLPVTVPALVVGVLRRRRDPAASSWAAYGAGLAVTLVPSLGAAWTDPHWTRPLLLGLAALVVTLVGARLRLQALLVLGGAVLALDALHELAPYVVQVAGALPRWVVPALAGALLLAVGATYERRLRDARRLREALGRMR; encoded by the coding sequence ATGGAACATGTGCCGCCGCCCGCCGAGGAACTGGCGCTCCTCGATCGTGAACTGGCCCGACTCGACGCCCGCCGGGCACAGCTGCTGACCCGGCGTGCCTGGCTGGTGCGGGCGCTCGGGGCCGCTGCCGCCGCGCCCGCCGCCGGTCCGGCGCCGTGGGGTCCGCCTCCGGGGCGGGGCCCGGTGGCGCCGTGGGGTCCGGCCGCCCCGTGGGGCCCGCCGGCCGGTCCGGCGGCGGCGGGCGGGTTCGGTCCGCCGCGGGCCTCGGCGCCCAGTGCGCAGAACGTGCTGCTGGTGCTCGGCGGGCTGCTGCTGACGGTGGCGGCGCTGGCGTTCACGCTGGTGAGCTGGGGCGACATGGGCATCGGCGGGCGCAGCGCGGTGCTGACCGTGGTGACGGCCGGGGCGCTGCTGACGCCGGTGGTGCTGCTGCGGCGGGGGCTGTCGTCGACGGCGGAGGCGCTGGCGGCGCTGGCGTCGGTGCTGATGGTGCTCGACGCGTACGCGGTGTACGAGGTGGCGGTGCCGGACGCGGACGGTGCGGGGTACACGGCGGCCGCGGCGGCGGTGCTCGCGGTGCTGTGGGGGGCCTACGGGCTGCTGCTGGACCGGTTGCGGCTGCCGTTGCCGCTGGCGGTGTGCTCGGCGCAGCTGCCGTTGGTGCTGTGGGCGTGGGCGGCGGACGCGGGACCGCTGTGGTTCGCGGCGGCGCTGCTGGTGACGGCGGTGCTGGACGGCGCGGTGGCACTGTCGGCCGGCCGGGTTCCGGTGCGGGTCACGGCGTTTGTCGCGCTGTGTGTGACGGGTGGGTCCGGGCTGCTGGTGGCGCTGGTGAAGTCGCTGACGGCGGACGGTCCCGCGGGGGCGGTGGTGCCGGGGGCGCTGCTGCTGGCGGGTGCGGCGGCGGCGCTGGCGGGGGCCCGGAAGGCTCCGGCGGCGTTCGCGGTGGCCGGTGGCGTGGTGGCCGGTCTGGCGGCGGTCGCGGCGGTGGGCGGGGTGCCCGCGGCCGGGCCGACGGACGGGTGGTCGGTGCTCGCGTATCTGCTGTGCGGCGGGGTGCTGCTGCTCGGGGTCCGGGCTCCGCTGGGGGTTTCGGTGGGGCGTGGGCTCGGGTGGGCCTCGGGTGCGGTGGTCGCGGGTTCGGTGCTGGTGTCGCTGCCGCCGGTGACGGTGGTCGCGGTGGGTCCGGTGTCGCGGCTCGGCGGGGTGTGGTCCGGGGTTCCGCGTGACGGGGCACGGGGCGCGGTGGGCGCGGTGGAGCTGCCGTGGTCGGAGATGGCGTACGCGCCGGTGGTGCTGCTGCTGGTGGCGGTGGCGCTGGGTGCGGCGTACCGGTGGTGGGACGGGCTGCTCGGGTGGGCGGGTCCGGCGTTGGTGGCGGGTCCGGCCTGGCGCGGTGCGGCGGCTTCGGTGGCGGTGGCGTCGGGCTGGTCGGGGCTGCTGGTGCTGCCGGTGGCGCTGGATCTGTCGTTCGCGGCGGCCCTGGCGGTGTGGCTGGTGCTGGTGGTGGCGTCCTTCGCCCTGGCGGTGGCCGCGCTGCGGGCGGGTGCGCGGGGTGTGGCGGTGACGGCCGCGGTGGTCGGGGCGGCCGGTGCGCTGGGTGCGGGGTTGCTGTCGCTGGCGACGGAGGCGGGCACGTACACGGTGTCCGGGCTGCTGCTGGTGGTGTTCGCGGCGCTGGCGGTCGCCCTGGACGGCCGGGTCGGGGTGTCGCCGGTGGTGGTGTCGGCGGCGGCCTGTGCGGCGGTGGTGTGCGCCGGGGTGCCGGTGGGCGCGCTGGGGGCGTCGCTGGGGTGGACGGTGTTCGAGACGGCTCCGCTGCTGCTGGTGGTCCCGGCGGCGACGGTGCTGCTGGGCGCCCGGTTGAAGGGGCACGCGGTGGCGCTGCCGGTCGAGCTGACGGGTGCGGCGGTGGCCGCGGTGTCCGTGGCGATGGCGGTGGGCGACGCGCGGTTCCTGGCGCTGGTGCTGGCGCTGTGCGGGGTGCTGGCGGCGGGGACGGCGCTGCGTGCGGAGCGGCGCCCGTTCGCCGGGTATCTCGCGACGGGGCTGTTCGTCCTGGCGGCCTGGGTGCGGCTCTCGGTGGCGGGGGTGTCGGCGCCGGAGGCGTACACGCTGCCGGTGACGGTGCCGGCGCTGGTGGTCGGGGTGCTGCGTCGGCGGCGCGATCCGGCGGCCTCGTCGTGGGCGGCGTACGGGGCGGGTCTGGCGGTGACGCTGGTGCCGTCGCTCGGCGCGGCCTGGACGGACCCGCACTGGACGCGTCCGCTGCTGCTGGGGCTCGCGGCCCTGGTGGTGACGCTGGTGGGGGCGCGGCTGCGGCTGCAGGCGCTGCTGGTGCTGGGCGGTGCGGTGCTGGCGCTGGACGCGCTGCACGAGCTGGCGCCGTACGTGGTGCAGGTGGCGGGGGCGCTGCCGCGCTGGGTGGTGCCGGCGCTGGCGGGGGCGCTGCTGCTGGCGGTGGGGGCGACGTACGAGAGGCGGCTGCGGGATGCCCGGCGGCTGCGGGAGGCGCTGGGCCGGATGCGGTGA
- a CDS encoding HIT family protein, whose amino-acid sequence MLAGMTTEPEQQIGVGTPDAFQRLWTPHRMAYIRGENKPTGPEAGDGCPFCGIPEKSDEDGLVVARGAKVYAVLNLYPYNGGHLMVVPYRHVADYTELDGPETAELADFTKRAMAALRAASGAQGFNIGMNQGEVAGAGIAAHLHQHLVPRWGGDANFMPVVGHTRVLPQLLADTRKMLADAWPAA is encoded by the coding sequence ATGCTGGCCGGCATGACGACTGAGCCGGAGCAGCAGATCGGAGTGGGGACGCCCGACGCGTTCCAGCGCCTGTGGACGCCCCACCGGATGGCGTACATCCGGGGTGAGAACAAGCCGACCGGTCCGGAGGCGGGGGACGGCTGCCCGTTCTGCGGGATTCCGGAGAAGTCGGACGAGGACGGGCTCGTCGTCGCGCGCGGTGCGAAGGTGTACGCCGTGCTGAATCTGTACCCGTACAACGGGGGGCACCTCATGGTGGTGCCGTACCGGCATGTCGCGGACTACACGGAGCTGGACGGTCCGGAGACGGCGGAGCTGGCCGATTTCACCAAGCGGGCGATGGCCGCGCTGCGGGCGGCGTCGGGGGCGCAGGGTTTCAACATCGGGATGAACCAGGGCGAGGTGGCGGGTGCGGGCATCGCCGCGCATCTGCATCAGCATCTGGTGCCGAGGTGGGGCGGGGACGCCAACTTCATGCCGGTGGTGGGGCACACGCGGGTGCTGCCGCAGCTGCTGGCGGACACGCGGAAGATGCTGGCGGACGCCTGGCCCGCCGCCTGA